ATGGCCAGTGACTGAGTTGCAGAACAAACATAGGAATGAGTGGTTCACGAGAATGGTAAACAGTAGTATACAAAATCTAACCTCAAGATTCAGGTGGTCAACAATATATATGATTGATCTTCCATTGTCACAGGACTGGATCAGATATCTAGATGAAACCATTTGAGCTCTAACAATCTGGGAAGCAGCAACAGGATTTGGTCCAAGCCCGGTAACAGATAGGAATCTTTGACTAACCTTGGTCAGAAGGGGGAATTGATTTCACacacaaaaagaaattgtcagTAACATATATTAAATAACACAACTAATAGCATTCGCTATTAAGAATCATAAATAATGGAGCCAAGTTTCATACTGAAGTAGCTAGATCCTCAAAGGTCTAGATGGAAATTACAATGCGGCATTTAGTTAAATATGACCCaaacatattaaaattctaGACTCTCGAATCAATCCAAGGATTGAAGGGTTGGGATGTTAAAAGACTAGTTGAATATCGAATGTAAGAACTAagtgttgaatccatcccattatttagtcaactttagctattcaattggtacaagcaattgttaaaaaggaatagtaattggagttgaaaataaaagatttggtagttggcaaattggtacgatttgcaaccattcttgactttgctatgttTACATATGTTATTAGTGACATagacatggttttatccttctataaatcgagcattcttgctcatttgtagaacacagcaagttagagagaaaaaccattttgagagcaaagtgaggtattccatagactatacaagaaaatagtttgtgaagaaaaatagagtgtgaccgatattttagtaagacggaaaccaaaagtgttgttccttttgagtgtgtagtagtcactttgagtattgtattcgtgactacacagtgtaaaattccttactatagtaatatcaattgctcctcttagtccgtggtttttcccttattctgAAGGGTTTCCAcataaaattcttggtgtcgttattttcccattttatttccattacttttaccatatatatttttgtgcttgtccgcgttttttcctaacaaactggtatcagagcctaggttttatctgagtatgctctgtggttgcatcacagtctgaacttccttatcagaaaagatttactttgatttgcgataactatattttttggggaaaacaatggaagccaacacaagtagaatggttactttgaatggtgttaattatgccatttggaagggaaaaatggaagatctgctttatgttaagaatttttacaaaccagtatttaccactgcaaagcctgataataaaacagatgaagagtggaatctgttgcatagacaggtctgtggattcattaggcaatgggtcgacgataatttgttgaaccatatttctggggaaacacatgctcgaaccctatgggggcatcttgaaagtttgtatgctcgaaagactggcaacaacaaaatgttcttaataaagcagatgttgagtttgaagtatcatgatggttctccgatgacagaccatctgaataattttcaggggataATGAACTAATTAtctgctatgggcatcaaatttgatgaagaaattcaaggcttgcttctacttggttccctacc
This portion of the Solanum pennellii chromosome 12, SPENNV200 genome encodes:
- the LOC107006790 gene encoding homeobox-leucine zipper protein REVOLUTA, with protein sequence MVAFMVSQRFLSVTGLGPNPVAASQIVRAQMVSSRYLIQSCDNGRSIIYIVDHLNLEPSDVAIESFSFKHARSSG